The following are encoded in a window of Armatimonas rosea genomic DNA:
- a CDS encoding putative bifunctional diguanylate cyclase/phosphodiesterase, translating to MAKEPLCLSTAELIEHHPHAAGILLDKLSTAVYLRDSETGSLYGNQSYHQLLEQAELARECSSEEQDQLSALIDARALAEGRPLLDQEELWASPQGKQSLLVSRFPQNRLLLGYIQHLDTSTQERQFLQRAIEDARCLLWQATVREWPWDETIAPDAIRLSPEKDTVLHWSLRVIAPDAVRRWLPLPNNQNEAFQDTLYFARSESERRRGDQLAMEAIRDNLSHYSQEFSLSLPDKTVVWLSETVTVERLTDDTWHLVGIATDITQRKESELQLAHQANHDPLTGLANRRHLLDTIAQLTPHKECQAALLFLDLDNFKHINDSLGHVFGDSVLVALAERLQEVVPESGLLARLGGDEFTVLLPEICDTDQVDLLARRLLTSLEAPLAVGERMLTLSGSIGVALTDLPDAEELLRKADTAMYHAKNTGKGRWAQFDTSMDERVMRRFEIESALRRAIQNQEISLSFQPIVSLRTGELHSFEALARWQLPSGSFIPPSSFIPLAEETGLIIPLGAMILQQACEQGRKLRDAFPMIPIRMNVNISEKQFQLPYFVDQVTRVLRETGFPAPALCLELTESVLLGDSEGCAKKIRALEKLGIQLTLDDFGTGYSSLSYLSQLPVQGLKIDAHFIQGLTSSSREKVAQNVAIIRAILGLAYTFELSVTAEGIEDEEQRRRVESLGVTFGQGYLFARPLSYTDVEAYLEEHALPSVAQAA from the coding sequence ATGGCCAAGGAACCTCTCTGCCTAAGTACAGCGGAGCTTATCGAGCATCATCCCCATGCGGCAGGAATACTCCTCGACAAACTAAGCACCGCGGTGTACCTCCGTGACAGCGAGACGGGTTCCCTCTACGGAAATCAAAGCTACCACCAGCTCCTGGAGCAGGCCGAGCTCGCGCGGGAGTGCTCCAGCGAGGAGCAGGATCAGCTGAGTGCCCTGATCGATGCACGGGCGCTCGCCGAGGGACGTCCCCTCCTAGATCAAGAGGAGCTCTGGGCCAGTCCACAGGGAAAGCAGTCGCTCCTTGTCTCACGCTTCCCCCAGAATAGGCTCCTTCTCGGGTATATCCAGCACCTAGACACCTCCACACAAGAGCGGCAGTTCCTACAGCGCGCGATCGAAGACGCCCGCTGCCTGCTCTGGCAAGCGACCGTGCGGGAGTGGCCCTGGGACGAAACCATCGCCCCTGATGCCATCCGACTCAGCCCGGAAAAGGACACTGTCCTACACTGGAGCCTGCGGGTGATCGCACCGGATGCCGTTCGACGCTGGCTCCCGCTTCCCAACAACCAAAACGAGGCGTTTCAGGACACGCTCTACTTTGCCCGCAGTGAGAGCGAGCGGCGACGTGGCGATCAGCTTGCCATGGAGGCAATCCGTGATAACCTCTCCCACTACTCCCAGGAGTTCTCTCTCTCCCTCCCCGACAAGACGGTCGTCTGGCTGAGCGAGACCGTGACGGTCGAGCGCCTCACCGACGATACCTGGCACTTGGTGGGGATCGCCACAGACATCACCCAGCGCAAGGAGAGCGAGCTTCAGCTGGCACACCAGGCAAACCACGATCCCCTCACCGGGCTCGCCAACCGCCGCCACCTCCTGGACACGATCGCGCAGCTCACCCCCCATAAAGAGTGTCAGGCAGCGCTACTGTTTCTCGACCTGGACAACTTCAAGCACATCAACGATAGCCTCGGTCATGTCTTTGGGGACTCGGTCTTGGTCGCGCTCGCGGAGCGCCTTCAGGAGGTCGTCCCTGAGAGCGGGCTCCTCGCGCGGCTCGGAGGCGATGAGTTCACCGTGCTCCTGCCCGAGATCTGCGATACCGACCAGGTCGATCTGCTGGCACGACGCCTGCTGACATCGCTGGAGGCCCCGCTGGCTGTGGGCGAGCGGATGTTAACCCTCTCGGGGAGTATCGGGGTGGCTCTCACCGACCTGCCAGACGCAGAGGAGCTTCTCCGCAAGGCCGATACCGCGATGTACCACGCCAAGAACACAGGGAAGGGACGCTGGGCGCAGTTCGATACCAGCATGGACGAGCGCGTGATGCGTCGCTTTGAGATCGAGAGCGCGCTCCGCCGTGCGATCCAGAACCAGGAGATCAGCCTCAGCTTCCAGCCCATTGTCTCCCTGCGCACCGGAGAGCTCCACTCGTTTGAGGCCCTCGCACGCTGGCAGCTTCCCAGCGGGAGCTTTATCCCGCCCAGTAGCTTTATCCCTCTGGCAGAGGAGACCGGCTTGATCATTCCGCTCGGGGCGATGATCCTCCAGCAGGCGTGTGAGCAGGGGCGCAAGCTCCGGGATGCCTTTCCCATGATACCCATTCGGATGAACGTCAATATCTCCGAGAAGCAGTTCCAGCTCCCCTATTTTGTCGACCAGGTGACCCGCGTTCTGCGGGAGACAGGCTTCCCCGCCCCCGCCCTCTGCCTAGAGCTCACGGAGAGTGTCCTTCTGGGCGACTCCGAAGGCTGTGCGAAAAAGATCCGCGCTCTGGAGAAGCTGGGCATCCAGCTCACCCTCGACGACTTCGGCACGGGGTACTCCTCGCTTTCGTACCTGAGCCAGCTCCCCGTCCAAGGGCTCAAGATCGATGCCCACTTTATCCAGGGGCTCACCAGTAGCAGCCGAGAGAAAGTGGCGCAGAATGTCGCCATTATCCGCGCGATCCTGGGGCTTGCCTATACCTTTGAGCTCTCGGTCACGGCGGAGGGGATTGAGGACGAAGAGCAGCGCCGCCGCGTGGAGAGCCTGGGGGTGACCTTTGGACAAGGCTACTTATTCGCGCGCCCTCTCTCCTACACCGATGTCGAGGCCTACCTGGAAGAGCACGCCCTTCCCTCCGTCGCTCAGGCGGCGTAG
- a CDS encoding ABC transporter substrate-binding protein, whose product MTRSQFLGLTSALLLSGCTPKAPQGGGAPGRETLEVGFLPVTCHLTCPVTDFASHTTTTGTTFESRRFTDWPTVSDALRTGALKATFMIAPMAMKLREDGVPCKIVYLGHRDGSTVMVRKDDPAKSLADLKGKTMAIPSKFSNQYLVLRKLMEDQGLKEDDLKFVEMPPPDMPTALAQKSIDSYFVGEPHAAKAELDGTGRVLYHAKDIWPQFISCVLVVRDDLAKEKPEVVKDLVRGIAQSGEWAETHRDEAAKVAAPKFKQKEQIIKFVLNDPGRVSYRQLTPSDPEMQKIVEMAVKAKILKAPLPLTDFLDRSFIPEKIEAVKLDVK is encoded by the coding sequence ATGACTCGCTCTCAATTTCTTGGACTGACCAGCGCACTCCTCCTCTCCGGCTGCACCCCGAAGGCTCCCCAGGGTGGGGGAGCACCGGGGCGGGAGACGCTTGAGGTAGGCTTCTTGCCCGTGACCTGCCACCTGACCTGCCCCGTGACCGACTTCGCCTCGCACACCACCACGACGGGAACGACGTTCGAGTCCCGGCGCTTTACGGACTGGCCGACGGTCTCCGATGCCCTCCGCACGGGGGCGCTCAAGGCGACTTTTATGATCGCGCCCATGGCCATGAAGCTCCGTGAGGATGGGGTTCCCTGCAAGATTGTCTATCTTGGGCACCGCGATGGCTCGACCGTCATGGTGCGCAAGGACGATCCCGCTAAGTCCCTGGCCGATCTCAAGGGCAAGACCATGGCGATCCCTAGCAAGTTCTCCAACCAGTACCTGGTGCTCCGCAAGCTCATGGAGGACCAGGGGCTCAAAGAGGACGACCTGAAGTTTGTGGAGATGCCCCCGCCGGACATGCCCACCGCGCTGGCCCAGAAGTCCATCGACTCGTACTTTGTGGGCGAGCCCCACGCCGCCAAGGCCGAGCTCGATGGCACGGGACGCGTCCTCTACCATGCCAAGGACATCTGGCCCCAGTTCATCTCTTGTGTCCTCGTGGTCCGCGACGACCTCGCGAAAGAGAAGCCGGAGGTGGTGAAAGACCTTGTCCGCGGAATCGCTCAGTCCGGGGAGTGGGCCGAGACTCACCGCGACGAGGCCGCGAAGGTGGCCGCGCCCAAGTTTAAGCAGAAGGAGCAGATCATCAAGTTTGTCCTCAACGACCCCGGTCGCGTGAGCTACCGCCAGCTCACCCCCAGCGACCCGGAGATGCAAAAAATTGTCGAGATGGCGGTCAAGGCCAAGATCCTCAAGGCCCCGCTCCCTCTCACCGACTTCCTCGACCGCTCCTTCATCCCCGAGAAGATCGAGGCCGTAAAGCTCGATGTGAAGTAG
- a CDS encoding alpha/beta hydrolase family esterase, with product MRERQKEWTIKGVKRTAVVVLPPKTEGAPIVFGFHGHGGNGGYCAQRWNLQALWPEAIFVYPNGLPTKTPRDPDGGKPGWMMFGGGLIANRDLELFDAMLETAKREWRVDEKRLYCTGHSNGGGFTYYLWGQRPELFAALGVVAGAGERLVRSAKPCPLMHIGGKNDPIVTWESQQAAIDAAKRINGERAPVEVVLHDDGHAYPPIAPEKLISFFKKQRRA from the coding sequence ATGAGAGAGCGACAAAAAGAGTGGACGATCAAGGGAGTGAAGCGCACCGCGGTCGTGGTGCTTCCCCCCAAGACCGAGGGGGCACCGATTGTCTTTGGGTTTCATGGACATGGTGGCAACGGTGGGTACTGCGCCCAGCGCTGGAACCTCCAGGCACTCTGGCCCGAGGCGATCTTTGTCTACCCCAACGGTCTCCCCACCAAGACACCGCGCGACCCCGACGGCGGCAAGCCGGGCTGGATGATGTTCGGTGGTGGTCTGATCGCCAATCGGGACCTGGAGCTCTTCGACGCGATGCTAGAGACAGCCAAGCGCGAGTGGCGTGTCGATGAGAAGCGTCTCTACTGCACGGGGCACTCCAACGGCGGCGGCTTTACCTACTACCTCTGGGGCCAGAGGCCCGAGCTCTTCGCCGCTCTAGGCGTGGTCGCGGGCGCGGGTGAGCGGCTCGTGCGGAGCGCAAAACCCTGCCCCCTGATGCATATCGGGGGCAAGAACGACCCGATTGTCACGTGGGAGAGCCAGCAAGCCGCCATCGATGCCGCCAAGCGCATCAACGGAGAGAGAGCGCCGGTCGAGGTGGTTCTCCACGACGACGGCCATGCCTATCCCCCGATCGCGCCCGAGAAGCTCATCAGTTTCTTCAAGAAACAGCGCCGGGCCTGA
- a CDS encoding diguanylate cyclase produces MAAATQPQPTLEAPPPHEAPDLAPQERQPTNARWLGLLALTAVAVVVGTALTLRGSDQIRQEQRELRFQSQISEIATQLSLAETSQAAFIGTGHLNYANTFRRVHAQLTQNLQDLRAPQSLNAVQQQRITELPTKVLPYLAKLESTVQLRESGAVTQALTNLEKLDTPGRAIQDNIALVQRDSLREGKFRDTTFEYESGRLQAEAIVRAALFTLALLGAYLLLRAERRFSVQRLRTLQRENERLRELSEEDGLTKLSNRRAFDKRMDEEWQRAHRYKIPLSLVILDVDHFKGYNDTFGHPAGDVILRQMANALAQTARLSDTVARYGGEEFALILPHTDAAEAMIVGNRLRALILRSEWPHRAITASIGVATLTPEMTAPSLLVDAADHALYFAKEHGRNQVVHHSTLEP; encoded by the coding sequence ATGGCCGCTGCGACTCAGCCACAGCCGACTCTTGAAGCTCCCCCGCCTCACGAGGCACCCGACCTTGCCCCCCAGGAGCGCCAGCCCACCAACGCACGCTGGCTCGGCCTGCTCGCTCTGACCGCAGTCGCGGTGGTGGTGGGGACCGCCCTGACCCTACGAGGGAGCGACCAGATTCGCCAAGAGCAGCGGGAGCTTCGCTTCCAGAGCCAGATCAGCGAGATCGCCACGCAGCTCAGCCTCGCCGAGACCAGCCAGGCCGCCTTTATCGGGACCGGCCACCTTAACTATGCCAACACCTTTCGGCGCGTTCATGCACAGCTCACGCAGAACCTCCAGGACCTACGCGCTCCCCAGAGCCTCAACGCGGTGCAACAGCAACGCATCACGGAGCTTCCCACAAAGGTCCTCCCCTACTTAGCCAAGCTGGAGAGTACGGTCCAGCTGCGCGAATCGGGCGCGGTCACCCAGGCCCTGACCAATCTGGAGAAGCTAGACACGCCGGGCCGGGCCATCCAAGACAACATCGCGCTTGTCCAGCGGGATAGCCTGCGTGAGGGGAAGTTCCGCGATACCACCTTTGAGTACGAGAGTGGCCGCCTCCAAGCCGAGGCGATTGTCCGTGCCGCACTCTTCACGCTCGCGTTGCTGGGGGCCTATCTCTTGCTCCGGGCCGAGCGGCGCTTCTCGGTGCAGCGGCTTCGCACCCTCCAGCGCGAGAACGAGCGCCTGCGTGAGCTCTCCGAAGAAGACGGCCTCACGAAGCTAAGTAACCGGCGCGCCTTTGACAAGCGCATGGACGAAGAGTGGCAGCGTGCCCACCGCTATAAGATCCCTCTCTCTCTGGTGATCTTGGATGTTGACCACTTCAAGGGCTACAACGATACCTTTGGGCACCCCGCCGGCGACGTGATCCTCCGCCAGATGGCCAACGCCCTCGCGCAGACCGCGCGCCTCTCGGACACCGTGGCACGCTACGGTGGTGAGGAGTTTGCGCTCATCCTCCCCCACACCGATGCAGCCGAGGCGATGATCGTCGGCAACCGCCTGCGGGCTCTGATCCTGCGCTCCGAGTGGCCCCACCGTGCTATCACCGCCAGTATCGGCGTGGCGACCCTCACCCCCGAGATGACCGCCCCGAGCCTCCTGGTCGATGCCGCAGACCATGCCCTCTACTTTGCCAAGGAGCATGGCCGCAACCAGGTGGTGCACCACAGCACCCTGGAGCCTTAA
- a CDS encoding ArsR/SmtB family transcription factor — protein MNKTTSPKTLLDMPTLETLATFLRVYAHPLRVRIIDYLASSKRPRHVSEIIRATDGAQQAIVSQQLRLLRESDILTSERRGSFIYYSLAHARDRELLQYLRHLATELDGGSGAH, from the coding sequence ATGAACAAGACAACCTCCCCGAAAACACTCCTGGACATGCCGACTCTGGAGACCCTGGCAACCTTTCTGCGGGTCTATGCCCACCCACTGCGGGTTCGTATCATCGACTATCTCGCGAGCTCCAAGCGTCCCCGCCACGTCTCGGAGATCATCCGGGCCACCGACGGAGCGCAGCAGGCCATCGTCAGCCAGCAGCTTCGTCTGCTACGGGAGAGCGATATCCTAACGTCCGAGCGCCGGGGAAGCTTTATCTACTACAGCCTGGCGCACGCGCGAGACCGAGAGCTCCTGCAGTACCTGCGGCACCTGGCGACTGAGCTCGACGGAGGGAGCGGTGCGCACTAG
- a CDS encoding arylsulfatase — MNVVLICVDQWRGDALGCEGHPIAMTPHLDQLAAEGTRFARAYAATPSCIPARASLYTGLSQTSTRKVGYRDGVPFDFPVTIASEFTKGGYQTQAIGKLHVFPERSQIGFQNVLLHDGYLHFARKKPRDIGLVDDYLPWLREKTGDPKADYFDNGVNCNSQVARPWDKDEALHPSTWIVSEAQEFLRRRDTRKPFFLYLGFHRPHPPYDPPQWAFDQYLHDPMPAPPVGEWAADVLGPLDDSWRADPSVAQLSPRALQRARAGYFGHISHIDLLLNRFLETLAEYGLRQNTIICFVSDHGELLGDHHAFRKVLPYEGSARVPFLLQGPGIPSRTVITDAVAELRDVMPTLLDAAGLAVPAGLDGKSLLPVARGEQAWVREYLHGEHVCFGQSVHYLTDGREKYIWWSGTGREQRFDLVQDPHELHDLGPDLTWRERLIATLTGRPEGFVEKGALVAGQGVSALLP; from the coding sequence ATGAATGTTGTCTTGATCTGTGTGGACCAGTGGCGTGGCGATGCGCTGGGCTGCGAGGGGCACCCGATTGCGATGACCCCGCACCTCGATCAGCTTGCCGCCGAAGGAACACGCTTTGCCCGCGCCTACGCCGCCACCCCGAGCTGTATCCCCGCACGCGCCAGCCTCTACACGGGCCTCTCCCAGACCAGCACGCGCAAGGTGGGCTACCGCGACGGTGTCCCGTTTGATTTTCCGGTGACCATCGCCTCGGAGTTTACCAAGGGCGGCTACCAGACCCAGGCGATCGGCAAGCTCCATGTCTTCCCCGAGCGCAGCCAGATCGGTTTTCAGAACGTCCTCCTCCACGACGGCTACCTCCACTTTGCCCGTAAGAAGCCGCGCGATATCGGCCTGGTCGATGACTACCTTCCCTGGCTCCGGGAGAAGACCGGCGACCCGAAGGCGGACTACTTCGACAACGGCGTGAACTGCAACTCGCAGGTGGCGCGGCCCTGGGACAAGGACGAAGCCCTACACCCCTCGACCTGGATCGTCAGCGAGGCGCAAGAGTTTCTGCGCCGCCGCGACACGCGCAAGCCGTTCTTTCTCTACCTGGGCTTCCACCGCCCCCACCCGCCCTACGATCCCCCGCAGTGGGCCTTCGACCAGTATCTCCACGACCCCATGCCCGCACCGCCGGTTGGGGAGTGGGCCGCAGACGTGCTGGGGCCGCTCGACGATAGCTGGCGCGCCGATCCGAGTGTCGCCCAGCTCTCACCGCGGGCGCTCCAGCGGGCGCGGGCGGGCTACTTTGGGCATATCTCCCACATCGACCTCCTGCTCAACCGCTTTCTAGAGACCCTCGCCGAGTACGGGCTCCGCCAAAACACCATTATCTGCTTTGTCTCCGACCACGGCGAGCTCCTGGGCGACCACCATGCCTTTCGCAAGGTCCTCCCCTACGAAGGCAGTGCACGCGTTCCCTTCTTGCTCCAAGGCCCCGGCATCCCAAGCCGCACCGTGATCACCGACGCGGTCGCGGAGTTGCGCGATGTCATGCCGACTCTCCTCGATGCCGCCGGGCTCGCCGTCCCCGCTGGCCTCGATGGCAAGAGCCTGCTGCCCGTGGCACGCGGCGAACAAGCATGGGTGCGGGAGTACCTCCATGGCGAGCATGTCTGCTTCGGCCAGAGTGTCCACTACCTCACCGACGGGCGGGAGAAGTATATCTGGTGGTCGGGGACGGGCCGGGAGCAGCGCTTCGACCTGGTCCAAGACCCCCACGAGCTGCACGATCTTGGCCCTGATCTCACCTGGCGCGAGCGGCTGATCGCCACCCTCACCGGGCGCCCCGAGGGCTTTGTGGAGAAGGGAGCACTAGTCGCAGGCCAGGGAGTTAGTGCTCTTCTGCCCTGA
- a CDS encoding carboxymuconolactone decarboxylase family protein, which yields MESHAEFLRVETLDSALSEAIKRDWRTAPGLSARELAILTYVEKLTRHAYKMVAEDLDALRDVGLDDTGILQVNLIASWFNYINRVADGLGVGKAERAVGHATMTP from the coding sequence GTGGAGTCTCACGCAGAGTTTCTGCGTGTCGAGACCCTAGATAGCGCACTCTCAGAGGCGATCAAGCGTGACTGGCGCACCGCCCCCGGCCTCTCCGCGCGCGAGCTCGCCATCCTGACCTATGTCGAGAAGCTCACCCGCCATGCCTATAAGATGGTCGCGGAGGACCTCGACGCGCTCCGGGACGTGGGGCTCGACGATACCGGAATCCTACAGGTGAATCTGATTGCATCGTGGTTCAACTACATCAACCGGGTCGCGGATGGGCTGGGTGTGGGCAAGGCAGAGCGGGCAGTGGGACATGCTACAATGACTCCATGA
- a CDS encoding CNNM domain-containing protein, translating to MDNLLKLLLALLLVFLTAFFVAAELALVKVRTTRLDELAARKVFGAERALEASRHVSHYLHATKFGVMVCALVLGKVGDEAIHGLLQPILHSLPVWVASLIVILLVTLIEFVLGELVPTTMAIKDAEKILLKTIVPLDLFYRICRLPLAAMGKLSSLILRPFGYKSGHEDDETHSEAEIRLIVEQSGEGGELGEEEVGLLHRVLDFAHRQAKEIMVPRPDIVFLSTDRTLNENRKVAENSGYTRFPLCEEGSTDDIIGMIHIRDLLRFQSGDLLSIVIDLPRVPETKPIDQLLRELQRQRQHMAVVVDEFGGTAGIVTLEDILEEIVGDIMDERDPTRPEIETTADGTYQVDGRMPLEKLERLLELTGPEQEPEVETVGGWVLTQTNGNPRVGDQVAYGEAQLTVMETTGRRVRKVRVVYSPAE from the coding sequence GTGGATAACTTATTAAAGCTGCTCCTGGCCCTCCTGCTTGTCTTTTTAACCGCTTTTTTTGTGGCGGCAGAGCTGGCGCTGGTCAAGGTTCGCACGACCCGCCTGGACGAGCTGGCGGCTCGTAAAGTGTTTGGCGCCGAGCGTGCGCTTGAGGCCTCGCGCCATGTCTCCCACTACCTGCACGCCACCAAGTTTGGGGTGATGGTCTGTGCGCTGGTGCTGGGCAAGGTCGGGGACGAAGCGATCCATGGGCTGCTCCAGCCCATACTCCACTCTCTTCCGGTCTGGGTTGCGTCTTTGATCGTCATTTTGTTGGTCACCCTGATCGAGTTCGTGCTGGGCGAGCTGGTGCCCACCACGATGGCCATCAAAGACGCCGAGAAGATCCTGCTCAAGACCATTGTCCCACTCGACCTTTTCTACCGTATCTGCCGGCTCCCCCTCGCCGCCATGGGCAAGCTGTCGTCGCTGATCCTGCGCCCCTTTGGCTACAAGAGCGGCCACGAAGACGACGAGACGCACTCGGAGGCGGAGATTCGGCTGATTGTCGAGCAGAGCGGCGAGGGCGGTGAGCTCGGTGAGGAAGAAGTGGGGCTACTCCACCGGGTACTGGACTTCGCGCACCGACAGGCCAAGGAGATCATGGTCCCGCGCCCCGATATCGTCTTCCTCTCTACGGACCGGACGCTCAATGAGAACCGCAAGGTCGCCGAGAACTCGGGCTACACGCGCTTCCCGCTCTGTGAGGAGGGCTCCACCGACGATATCATCGGGATGATCCATATCCGGGACCTGCTACGCTTCCAGAGCGGAGACCTACTGAGTATCGTCATCGACCTGCCCCGTGTGCCGGAGACCAAGCCGATCGACCAGCTCCTGCGCGAGCTCCAGCGCCAGCGCCAGCACATGGCGGTCGTGGTGGACGAGTTTGGCGGTACAGCGGGCATTGTCACCCTGGAAGATATCCTCGAAGAGATTGTCGGGGACATCATGGACGAGCGTGACCCGACCCGCCCGGAGATCGAGACCACGGCAGATGGCACCTACCAAGTGGATGGGCGCATGCCGCTGGAGAAGCTGGAGCGCCTGCTGGAGCTCACCGGCCCAGAGCAGGAGCCCGAGGTGGAGACCGTGGGTGGCTGGGTGCTCACCCAGACCAATGGCAACCCACGGGTGGGCGATCAGGTGGCCTACGGCGAGGCACAGCTCACGGTGATGGAGACCACGGGGCGGCGCGTGCGCAAGGTCCGGGTTGTCTATAGCCCGGCAGAATAA
- a CDS encoding DUF1294 domain-containing protein, with the protein MELIGKLTSWDDARGFGFIVPFPALKGNPKVFVHISAFPQGRRPVGDEMLRATVETDEQGRLRAKRVTFMATEAEPSVFRWTPQTATALGFSLLFLALLSLACNTYRLPLAIPGVYGVLSLVLFGQYHHDKKAAQASRWRVPEQQLHLLSALGGWPGALVAQQGLRHKTRKSTFQVSFGLSIALNLLLLGLFSAFFLSLSPRQQLNFYQQVRSLR; encoded by the coding sequence ATGGAGCTAATCGGCAAGCTCACCTCCTGGGACGATGCCCGCGGGTTTGGCTTTATCGTCCCCTTTCCCGCCCTAAAAGGCAACCCCAAGGTCTTTGTGCATATCTCCGCCTTTCCCCAGGGCCGCCGGCCCGTCGGCGATGAGATGCTCCGGGCGACCGTCGAGACCGACGAACAGGGGCGACTGCGGGCGAAGCGGGTCACGTTTATGGCTACCGAAGCAGAGCCGAGTGTCTTCCGCTGGACACCGCAGACCGCTACCGCCCTGGGGTTTAGCCTGCTCTTTCTTGCTCTGCTGTCGCTCGCCTGCAACACCTATCGCCTGCCCCTAGCGATCCCCGGAGTCTATGGGGTGCTGAGCCTGGTGCTCTTTGGGCAGTACCACCACGATAAAAAAGCCGCGCAAGCAAGCCGCTGGCGCGTCCCCGAGCAGCAGCTTCACCTCCTCAGTGCCCTAGGAGGCTGGCCGGGCGCGCTGGTCGCCCAGCAGGGGCTCCGCCACAAGACCCGCAAGAGCACGTTCCAAGTGAGCTTCGGGCTCTCCATTGCTCTCAACCTGCTGCTCCTTGGCCTGTTTAGCGCTTTCTTTTTGTCCCTGTCCCCACGACAGCAGCTGAACTTTTACCAGCAGGTGCGCTCCCTCCGCTAA